In Chitinibacter sp. FCG-7, the genomic stretch TTCCTGGAAAGCGTCCGAGCCTATCATCGGTGTGCCGACTTGGCCTGAAATCACCACCATCGGGATCGAGTCCATGAACGCCGTCGCAATGCCGGTAATGGCATTGGTCGCGCCCGGGCCTGAAGTCACCAGCGCAACGCCGATTTTTTCAGAAGAGCGTGAGTAAGCATCAGCAGCGTGAACTGCGGCTTGCTCATGGCGAACGAGAACGTGTTTGAATTTGTTTTGTTTGAAAATCGCATCATAGATTTCCAAAACAGCGCCGCCCGGATAGCCGAAAACGAATTCTACGTTTTCTTCGGCAAGGCATCGCGCCAGAATTTCTGCGCCCGAAATTTCCATCGGTTAGAGTCCTGAAGTCTGTTGATCGGCAAACCATATCCCATCCGGGATATGGCATCTCCTCGCACGGCAATGCGAGGGTGGGTTTGTATCAACCCAACGAATACCGAGCTTGAACGCCATTTACCAACTTTTGGTCGGTATTGATACGAGAGATGATGCATTGGCGCAAGCGAAACGGCGCTGGGCGAGACGCGTAATGTCTGCGCACAGCTAGGTATGACTTGGTGTAGGGCTGTAAAGTTACCCGAAGGCGGGAAAGTTGGCAAGTTTTTCTGGCTGTTTGCTGACGCGTTTGCTAGTATCAATGCCCTGTTTTTGCAGTGATATTTCAAGTATCCGACGCGCAGCCTGCCATGTTTTTCATCCTTGACCGGAGTTCGCCCATTTGTCAGCCCCTACCGAAGACGTGCAATCGCTCGGCGAGTTTCTGGCCGCAGTAGAGCAGCGTGCCTGGCGGCAGGCGTGGCTGGCCTTGCGCGATCGCGAAGCGGCGCTGGATGTGGTGCAGGATGCGATGTTCAAACTCTCGCACCACTATGCAGAAAAACCGGCGCAGGAATGGCCTTTGCTATTCCAGCGCATTTTGCAAAACACCATTCGCGACTATCAGCGCCGCAATAAGGTGCGCTCGTTCTGGGTCAGCCTGTTTTCTGCATTTGGCCGTGCCGATGCGCCGGACGACGCTGATCCGCTGGACTATCTGATCGACGATAGCGCGTTTGGCCGCGATGCCGAATCGCAAGTCAGCAGCCAGCAGCGCATGGCGCTGATCGAGCAAGGGCTGGCTTTGCTGCCCGCACGTCAACGCGAAGCTTTTCTGCTGCGTTATTGGGAAGAGATGGACGTGGCCGAAACAGCGCAAGTAATGGGTTGCTCCGAAGGGAGTGTTAAAACGCACTGCTCGCGGGCGTGTCATGCTTTGGCCAAATGGCTGTCTGATCAAGGAGTCACTTTATGAATCATCAGCACGGTGGTGGGCTGGACGAAGCGGCGCAAGAGGTATTTGCCCGAGAGCTCGTCGGCACTTTACGGCAGGCGCAGGCCGGTGCCGATGTGCGCCGCTCGCTGGCCCGTGCGCGGCATCAGGCTTTGCAGCCGCATGGCGGATCGAACATGCAGGAAGTGCTTAGCTGGGCGCAGCAGCATCGCGCAATCACGCTGGCATTCTCCTTGCTCCTGCTTGTTAGCCTTGCCTTGGGGGTATGGCGCACGCAATCGGGCCTATTCAATGACACGAACGATCCGCAGCTGATTGCGCAGGTGGTCGACGAAGTGCTGCTCGATAGCTTTGAGGATGATGGATCGCTGTAAAACTGAATGGCTTTCGTGCCTTCTTGCGGCACAAGATCAGTACAGATGCGATCAGCCAAGCAAACGTCAACAGACCCTGAGCAAATCGTTTAAAATCCTGCCGCGAGCTCATTTTGCCGCGTTCAATGTTATTAATAAGGTAGTCGATTGTGGCGCAGTCCAAACCATCCGGTGAAATAGAAGTTCATGGCACAGCCGCCGCGTGGGGGCGGCGTCTGATTGCGTTTGTCTATGAGATCCTGCTACTGGTCGCGGTATTGCTGATTGCCGAAGGCATTTTTCAAGGTGTCGCGCAGTTACTGCTGGGTATAAGCCCGGAGCAATTATCCAGCCTGGGTTTGGCGCGTATACTCAATGCAGTATGGATTCTGCTGGTGTGTTTTGCCTATTTTGGCTGGAGCTGGACGCGCGGTCAGACGCTGGCGATGATGACCTGGCGCATGCGCATTGCGCCGCTGGCTGATCAGCTCAGCTGGCGCAAGGCGGCGATCCGTTTTGCCGTGGCTACGCTTTTTTATGCGCCCTTGCTGCCGCTGTGGATACTGGCTATTTATCAGCCGCAAGCCAAAATCTGGGCTTGGCTTGGTACGGCATGGTTTTTTCTGCCCTGGGTGCTGGCCTGGTTTGACGCGGACAAGCAGCTATTGCAAGACCGCATCGCCAAAACCCGCATCGTCAATAGCCCCAAGAAATAAACCCGTAAAAGAAATAAAGAGGCCGCAGCAATGCGGCCTTTGTCATTTTCGGGGGCTGCGGCAGATCAGGGTAGGCTGAGCCACAGCCGTTCGTCGTGAATCGGCGTTTGTGGCGGCAGGCCGGGGTTGTCCAGATAGATTTTCCGGCTGTTTTTATAGCGGCTCAGCGGGAAAATGGGGGCGGTGACGGCGTTGGTTTTCATGTAGTCCAGCAGCGAGCCATCGTCCACCGCCATTTGCAGACCTGCCTCAAGCCGGTTGGCCAGCGCGACATTGTTTTTGGCGGTAAAAAAATACATCGGCATTTTGTAAATCAGCAGCAATTTGTCGTAAACGATAATGTCCGGGTTTTTTAGCGCAGCCACTTCGGCATAGATTTCGGTCAGCCCGCGTGGGAAATAATCGCCACGGCGATTGAGCAGCATCGGATACATCATTTCAAACTTTGGCGGCTTTTGCAGTGTAAGGCCCGCCGCTTCGAGTACCGCGGTATCCGGCCATTGCGAGCCCTGGATGCCGGTGAATTTGGCCAGGTCGGCCACTGTTTTGACCTGATCGAACGCAGCCAGATTTTCTTTGCGGATCGCCAGCGCACGATGCCCCAGCAAGCCCTGCAATAAAGGAATACGGATTGGGTGCAGCATCGCTTCGCGCTCGATGTTGGTACCAGCCCAATCCAGATCGATAATCCGCCCACGGCTGAGTTCGAGCAAAGCGCGCGCCTGCGGCATGTCTTCTTTGCTCAATACAATATGCGCAGCACCTTGCGAGGCGGTTTTATTCAAAGCCAGTTGCGCCAGCCCGATAAAATAGCTGTGGCTAGTGTCGGTCGAGCCTTGCGGTGGGCGCATGCGAATCAGCAGTTCTGCGGCCTGAGCAGGGAGTTGTAGCAATAATACGGTGAGCAAAAGCAGCCAGCATGGGGTTTTCTTGTGCATTGCATTCATCCGATTAAGGCGGCAAGTGATGAAATCATCTTACTGCAATTTATTCACCCCGGTTGGTGCGATACGTGCTCTGGCGCGCTGGATGCAACAGCGGATTGAATCAAGCTGGCTCCGGCCGTCTTCCCCTGAGCAGCAGGAAGGCGAGCAGGATTGCGAACCACAGTACCACGATGGGTGTATCGCCCCAGATTTGATACGGCGTGGTGCCGGTGCGGTGGGTGATCTGCCCTTCAAGTACGCCGCGTTGCTCTGCGGGGAGGGCGGCGATCAGCTGGCCTTTGTGGTCGATAATCGCTGTTTTGCCGGTATTGGTGGCGCGAATCAGGTAGCGGCCATTTTCCAATGCACGGGCGCGTGCCATTTCGGCGTGTTGCTCTGCGGCCCAGGAGCCGTCAAACCAGCCCATATTGGTTAGATTGACCAAGAGCGTAGCGTTGACGGCATTGCGGCGGATTTCATTGCCGAAGGCGTCTTCGTAGCAAATATTGGCGGCGATCTTGCCGCCAGCCATGCTGAATGGCGCTTGCACCGCTTCGCCGCGCGATAAGCCCATTAGCGGCATTTGCAAAAACTGATAAATCGGGCCAAAAACTTGCGGTGCAGGAATGTATTCGCCAAATGGCACCAGATGGTATTTGGCGTAGGGATTTTGCTGTGGGTTGGCCACATCGACTGCCGCATTAAAATGCCGTTGTCCGTCGTCGCTGCTGGTGGCCACGCCCAGAATCATCGCGGCGTTTTTCTCGCGCATGATCTGGCGCAGATCATCCAGATACCACGGCGGAATATTGTCCAGCATCGACGGAATGGCGGTTTCGGGAAAGACGATTAACTGCCCCTGCGCACGGCGCGCCAGATCCATATAGTTGCCCAGGCTATCGACAAAAATAGCCGGGTTCCATTTGATCGATTGCGGGATATTGCCTTGCAGCAGGCTCACTTTCACCGGCGCGCCCTGCGGCTGGGTCCAGTCGATTTGATTGAGTAGCGAGCTGGTGCTGATCAGTGCAAAGGCCAGCCCCAGGCCGAGCCGCTTTTCATACACAAACGTGCCGACTGCCAGACACAGCAAAAAGCCGACGCCATAGCTGCCGATGATGGGGTAGAGCCCGCTCATCGTCGCCAGCTGTGAGCCGCCGACCGAGCCCCAGGGAAAACCGGTAAAAATCCAGCCGCGAACCCATTCAAAAATCACAAATAGCGTGGGCGCGAGGATCGCGTAGCGCAGCGCTTCAAGGCGCGGTGTGTTTGCGCTAAACGGCTTGCGCGTAAAGAAGGCCGCCAGCATTGGAAACAGGGCCAGAAAAACGGCAAAGCCCAAGGTGCTGCCAGCCGCCATCCATGCGGGCATACCGCCATGGGTATGCAGGCTGATGTAAACCCAGCTGGCGTTTGCACAGAAATACCCCATGCCCCAGGCGAAGCCATTGAGCGCAGCCCAGCGTGCGCTGGCCGCCTGTTGAATGCCCAGCAGAAACACCCACAGGCACACGGGCATCAGCCAGAATTGCGACACGGGCGCAAAAGCCAGTACGCTGAGTGCTCCGGCGATAGTCTGAAACAGGATTTGCTGGGGGCGGGTGAGTACCATAGAGAAGTTGTTAGGATTAAGGTTGGCGCGTTAAAGAAAATTATTTCATCAGAGAGGCGGTCGATTAGCGATCTCCACGATCCTCAAGCTCTGCAATCCAGCCATTAATCCACATTGCCGCTACTACTATTGGCAAAACGATCCAGAAATTGATTGGAGCCAATAAGGCAATCAATCCTGCGACGATGCAGCAAATGCACAAGGATAGAAAAAGCCATTTGAAATTGATATTTGAAAATGGCTTTTTCATTGAGACTATTCGATCTCGTGCCGTTCCAGATGC encodes the following:
- a CDS encoding RNA polymerase sigma factor, whose protein sequence is MSAPTEDVQSLGEFLAAVEQRAWRQAWLALRDREAALDVVQDAMFKLSHHYAEKPAQEWPLLFQRILQNTIRDYQRRNKVRSFWVSLFSAFGRADAPDDADPLDYLIDDSAFGRDAESQVSSQQRMALIEQGLALLPARQREAFLLRYWEEMDVAETAQVMGCSEGSVKTHCSRACHALAKWLSDQGVTL
- a CDS encoding RDD family protein; amino-acid sequence: MAQSKPSGEIEVHGTAAAWGRRLIAFVYEILLLVAVLLIAEGIFQGVAQLLLGISPEQLSSLGLARILNAVWILLVCFAYFGWSWTRGQTLAMMTWRMRIAPLADQLSWRKAAIRFAVATLFYAPLLPLWILAIYQPQAKIWAWLGTAWFFLPWVLAWFDADKQLLQDRIAKTRIVNSPKK
- the lnt gene encoding apolipoprotein N-acyltransferase, yielding MVLTRPQQILFQTIAGALSVLAFAPVSQFWLMPVCLWVFLLGIQQAASARWAALNGFAWGMGYFCANASWVYISLHTHGGMPAWMAAGSTLGFAVFLALFPMLAAFFTRKPFSANTPRLEALRYAILAPTLFVIFEWVRGWIFTGFPWGSVGGSQLATMSGLYPIIGSYGVGFLLCLAVGTFVYEKRLGLGLAFALISTSSLLNQIDWTQPQGAPVKVSLLQGNIPQSIKWNPAIFVDSLGNYMDLARRAQGQLIVFPETAIPSMLDNIPPWYLDDLRQIMREKNAAMILGVATSSDDGQRHFNAAVDVANPQQNPYAKYHLVPFGEYIPAPQVFGPIYQFLQMPLMGLSRGEAVQAPFSMAGGKIAANICYEDAFGNEIRRNAVNATLLVNLTNMGWFDGSWAAEQHAEMARARALENGRYLIRATNTGKTAIIDHKGQLIAALPAEQRGVLEGQITHRTGTTPYQIWGDTPIVVLWFAILLAFLLLRGRRPEPA